The following proteins are encoded in a genomic region of Actinopolymorpha sp. NPDC004070:
- a CDS encoding cellulase family glycosylhydrolase yields the protein MFGRTRQALVAVFTIALALALSSAGGPALAQGRAMSANDAQASDAQASAAQVNAAQAGDLQAYVDAMQPGWNLGNTFDSTGPDETSWGNPRVTREFLQKLRAQGYRSIRIPVTWFQHMGPAPDYTIDPAYLDRVEQVVDWALQTGFYVMVNMHHDSSTWVIEMPAKHDEVLAKYRAGWTQIAERLRDKPDRLMLESINEPRFSGDWNADAPEYFRWLDELNTSFHQIVRDSGGRNADRPLVLPTLTGSPSQARLDELKKTIDTLHDNRIIATVHYYGYYPFSVNVAGGTRFDDAAEQDLTDAFDRVHDTLVAAGIPVVLGEYGLLGFDKFTGTIEQGEKLKFFEYLGYYARQRHITTMLWDNGQHFDRVAYRWRDTDLYDVMRTSWVARSSTASSDLVFVGKGAAPADQSVTLNLNGNRLVRIEYADRVLRAGRYYVLDGDRLTFRAGLLASLTEGGAYGTNAVLTARFSAGSTWKFEVVVVDRPMVRAATGTSGTFAVPTAFNGDRLATMEAVYPDGSNAGPANWTSYKEFGASFVPSYDTGEIRLLPAFFAELDDGVVHLRFHFWSGEVVDYTLTKQGTSITGAPTE from the coding sequence ATGTTCGGACGTACCAGGCAGGCCCTTGTCGCGGTGTTCACGATCGCACTGGCCCTGGCGTTGTCGTCCGCCGGCGGACCCGCTCTCGCCCAGGGACGTGCCATGTCAGCCAACGACGCGCAGGCCAGTGACGCACAGGCCAGCGCCGCGCAGGTCAACGCAGCGCAGGCCGGTGACCTGCAGGCCTATGTCGACGCCATGCAGCCGGGATGGAACCTCGGCAACACCTTCGACTCCACCGGCCCGGACGAGACGTCGTGGGGCAACCCGCGGGTGACGAGGGAGTTCCTGCAGAAGCTGAGGGCGCAGGGCTACCGCAGCATCCGGATTCCGGTGACGTGGTTCCAGCACATGGGTCCCGCGCCCGACTACACGATCGACCCGGCCTACCTGGACCGGGTGGAACAGGTCGTGGACTGGGCGTTGCAGACCGGTTTCTACGTGATGGTCAACATGCACCACGACTCGAGCACCTGGGTCATCGAGATGCCGGCGAAGCACGACGAGGTGCTGGCGAAGTACCGCGCGGGCTGGACGCAGATCGCCGAGCGGCTGCGGGACAAGCCGGACCGGCTGATGCTGGAGAGCATCAACGAGCCGCGCTTCTCCGGCGACTGGAACGCCGACGCGCCGGAGTACTTCCGGTGGCTGGACGAGCTGAACACGTCGTTCCACCAGATCGTGCGCGACTCCGGCGGGCGCAACGCCGACCGGCCGCTGGTGCTGCCCACGCTCACCGGCTCGCCGTCACAGGCCCGCCTGGACGAACTGAAGAAGACCATCGACACGCTGCACGACAACCGGATCATCGCCACCGTGCACTACTACGGGTACTACCCGTTCAGCGTGAACGTCGCCGGTGGCACCCGCTTCGACGACGCCGCTGAGCAGGACCTGACCGACGCCTTCGACCGGGTGCACGACACGCTGGTCGCGGCCGGCATCCCGGTCGTGTTGGGGGAGTACGGCCTGTTGGGTTTCGACAAGTTCACCGGCACGATCGAGCAGGGCGAGAAGCTGAAGTTCTTCGAGTACCTCGGCTACTACGCCCGGCAGCGGCACATCACCACGATGTTGTGGGACAACGGCCAGCACTTCGACCGGGTCGCCTACCGGTGGCGCGACACCGACCTCTACGACGTGATGCGGACGAGCTGGGTGGCGCGTTCGTCCACCGCGAGCAGCGACCTGGTGTTCGTGGGCAAGGGCGCGGCACCCGCCGACCAGTCGGTCACCCTGAACCTCAACGGCAACCGGCTGGTCCGGATCGAGTACGCCGACCGGGTGCTGCGGGCCGGGCGGTACTACGTGCTGGACGGTGACCGGCTGACGTTCCGTGCAGGCCTGCTGGCGTCGCTGACCGAGGGCGGAGCCTACGGCACGAACGCCGTCCTGACCGCGAGGTTCTCCGCCGGCTCGACCTGGAAGTTCGAGGTCGTGGTGGTGGACCGGCCGATGGTGAGGGCGGCGACGGGTACGTCGGGCACATTCGCCGTCCCGACCGCGTTCAACGGCGACCGGCTGGCCACGATGGAGGCCGTCTACCCCGACGGGAGCAACGCTGGACCGGCGAACTGGACGTCCTACAAGGAGTTCGGTGCGTCCTTCGTTCCCTCCTACGACACCGGCGAGATCAGGCTGCTGCCGGCGTTCTTCGCCGAACTCGACGACGGCGTGGTGCACCTGCGGTTCCACTTCTGGAGTGGTGAGGTCGTCGACTACACGCTGACCAAGCAAGGTACGAGCATCACCGGGGCGCCAACGGAGTGA